The Candidatus Latescibacterota bacterium genome has a window encoding:
- a CDS encoding flippase, translated as MPDTISDGMPRRILRNTLSLTGANFGCAALSFVATAWMARVLTAEGFGIIGFAQAILTYFMLLTNLGFAHYGVREVARAPEKTELFVNNIITMRVVAAALGYAGLAVVAAFIPKPLPVKIAILILGMRLFNLTFHLRWVFQSKEKVGWISLSRLLPQILYAVSVLTLITNRERLLAVPALQVLTGACGVIILFVLYIRSGHRFRFTIDLPFWKNAARQSLPMAASFMLSQIYVNFDMILLGFTHGETTVGHYSAAYKAILAINLLATYYFFNLFPNMSRLFVESRERLENLIATSLKYASIGLMPVAVGGMVLAGPLMMTAFGEGYTASVIPFSIIVWNIAIINIRQHFNNALIACDLQKRYLVAAGTGAVINIALNFIFIPRYGMPAAAATTIFTEIVVLCMMYRDTRRVIKPGLIKHLARPLPASLGMGAVLFILPEFNVFLKILTGIGTYMVLALVTRTIRGDDIARLKELVKGSR; from the coding sequence GTGCCTGATACGATTTCAGACGGAATGCCCCGACGCATCCTGCGGAACACCCTCTCGCTCACCGGCGCCAACTTCGGATGCGCGGCTCTTTCCTTCGTCGCCACCGCCTGGATGGCCCGCGTCCTGACGGCAGAGGGCTTCGGGATCATCGGCTTCGCCCAGGCCATTCTCACATACTTCATGCTTCTTACAAATCTGGGCTTCGCCCACTACGGCGTACGTGAAGTCGCCAGGGCCCCGGAGAAGACAGAACTCTTCGTAAATAATATCATAACGATGAGAGTCGTGGCGGCAGCCCTCGGTTACGCGGGCCTCGCCGTCGTCGCCGCATTCATTCCCAAACCACTGCCTGTGAAGATCGCCATCCTGATCCTCGGGATGAGGCTCTTTAACCTCACATTTCATCTTCGCTGGGTATTCCAGAGCAAAGAAAAGGTAGGATGGATCTCTCTCAGCAGGCTCCTGCCCCAGATACTCTACGCGGTATCGGTACTGACCCTCATAACAAACAGGGAGAGGCTGCTGGCAGTTCCCGCTCTCCAGGTCCTGACAGGCGCCTGCGGCGTCATTATCCTCTTCGTACTCTACATCCGAAGCGGCCACAGGTTCAGATTCACCATCGACCTGCCCTTCTGGAAAAACGCCGCAAGGCAGAGTCTGCCCATGGCGGCAAGCTTCATGCTCAGCCAGATCTATGTGAACTTCGACATGATCCTTCTGGGATTCACACATGGCGAGACGACGGTCGGACACTATTCCGCCGCCTACAAGGCTATTCTGGCTATCAATCTTCTGGCGACATATTATTTCTTCAACCTTTTCCCGAACATGTCGAGGCTGTTTGTCGAATCGCGCGAACGTCTCGAGAACCTGATCGCCACCAGCCTGAAGTACGCGTCGATCGGCCTGATGCCGGTCGCGGTCGGAGGAATGGTCCTCGCCGGCCCGCTGATGATGACCGCTTTCGGCGAAGGCTACACGGCCAGCGTAATCCCTTTCAGTATCATCGTGTGGAATATCGCCATCATCAACATACGCCAGCATTTCAACAACGCCCTTATCGCCTGCGACCTTCAGAAGAGATACCTGGTGGCCGCCGGTACGGGGGCGGTCATAAATATCGCACTCAACTTCATCTTTATCCCGAGATACGGGATGCCGGCCGCCGCCGCTACCACGATATTCACAGAGATCGTAGTTCTCTGCATGATGTACCGTGACACCCGGCGGGTAATAAAGCCCGGCCTCATCAAACATCTCGCGAGGCCTCTCCCCGCGTCACTGGGCATGGGCGCTGTACTGTTTATACTTCCCGAATTCAATGTCTTTCTGAAAATACTTACCGGCATCGGCACATACATGGTGCTGGCGCTGGTCACGAGAACGATCCGCGGAGATGACATCGCGAGGCTCAAAGAACTGGTGAAAGGCAGCCGATGA